ccttccccttatcttttctcttctctcccttttctctcttctctcatcacttttcctttttctcttcttctttcccttttcccttttctttttttctcttctctcttctttttccttttctcttctctcttttcctttttctcttctcctttcccttttcccttttctttttttctcttctctcttctttttccttttctcttctctcttttcctttttctcttctcctttcccttttcccttttttctcttttcatttttctcttctctcatgtcttttcctttttctcttcttttcccttttctcccttttctcttctcctttcccttttcccttttttttttctcttctcttctctttttccttttctctcatgtcttttcctttttctcttctcttttcccttttctccattcccttttcccttttcttttttcctcttctctcttctctttttccttttctttctcttctcttctcttctcttctctcctctctacacccttttctcctcccttttccctcctccctcttcccttttctctctcccccccatTCCACTCTCCTCACACCCACACCCCAGGAGCTGAAGCACCGCTCtccctgcacacacagcccccccaaacccctctctGCCTCCCGCGGAGCTGCTGACAGCTGCCAGGAGACTTCTTTGTGCCCGgtcccacctcctccccagcgGACAGAGCTTCCCTCAGTCCCCggggctgcagccagggcaCACCCGGCCTTCTCCGGGCCCCAAGGTCGCTCCGGGGAAGCAGCTCCCTCACGGGGGTGGCGGGCGGGCGATCCCCGCGCTGTGCCCGGGCAAGGGCAGGGCAGAACTGGGCAGGGGAGAACACACTCACCGCGGGCCGGGACAGAGGGCAAGCGCTCGGGAAGCGCCCGGGAGGCGTGTGGGAAGCTCTTGGGAAGCGCTCGGGAAGCGCGGGCCGGGACGGAGGAGGCGGAGGCTGAGGCGGGGTCTGAGGAAAGCGGTGACGAATCGGCCGCTCCGGAAGCGCAAAGTGCTTCCCGCGCTGGCGAAAGTGCGGGCGGGGAGCGGGGAGGTGTTTACCTGCGGCGGTTTCGCCCCGGGCCGTGAGCCTTCCCGGGTTCGGCGGGTCCGGTACCGCCGGAGTCAGCACTTAACCGGCACCAGGGACCTCCGGAGACACCGCAGGGGACGGCAGCGTTGGAATGCGGGTTTTTTCCTCCCGGTACCGCGCCGCGGAGGGTTGGGATTGCCCTAGGAGCGGCTGCCCGGGCCGGGAGAGCGAGTTCGGGTACCGAACCCGGTCCTGGCGCTACCGGCACCGCGGGCTATGGAAAGGAAGCTGCAACTTTGACTAATGAATGATTTTAACATCGAACAGACTCTCTCGAAACAGGTCCCCCgggcagagagcagagcccGGCTGGGCTGCGGGGAAAGGCGTTTCCATGGCAACCGGGGAGCTGGCGGCTGCGGGACCCTCATTAGCGTCACGTTTGTACATTCCCCGTTAATTACGGGACAGCGGAGCTGGCTGGGAGCATCCTGCAGGCTCGGGAGCGGGGTGCTAGGTGTATAGCTGGATGGCTGCGGGCAGCTGTGGAGGTTTTAATGAACGAGTACataagatttatttatttctacgGAGTTCTGAGACCCCTAAAACTCAGTGTGCTTCCCACTTGTGTCTCCCGAGGGAAGAAGAATGTCCCAAAAACACCTGAAAGAAGCTTTTGTCAGCAATTTAAATGGCACCAGCCTGCTGGAAATCTCCCTGGGCTTGTCCCTGCCACCTCTCTGCCTGCTTTGCAGGGGGCTCCTCTTGATTCTGTATCACCTGCACGCCGGGAAGCCTTTAACCTCCAGGAGACACAGCCTGCTGCTGGACTTCCTTGTGCTGGtgtctcctctcctcttctcctgcacagTCCTGTCCCCAGTCctccctgctgtgccagctCTCCTCGCAGCCTCCTGTGCCGGAATATTCTCCAAAATCTACAGCCAAAGGAAACCCCAGAGCAGAGTGCCTTTTAGGCAAATGGTGAAAGACTTCCAGAAGACGTACTTGGATGCAGAATACATCCCAGCAATAACTGTGTTCCGTGTCTATCTCAATGTTCTGACATCCATCAGCATCCTAGCCGTGGATTTCCCGCAGTACCCGAGGCGATACGCCAAAACCGAGACCTACGGAACAGGAGTCATGGATCTGGGGGTTGgagcttttatttttggcaATGCCATCGTCTGTCCCGAGGTCAGACAAAAATCTGGTGCCACACAACTGAAATTCTCCCAGCTGGCCAGGCAGTTGTTCTCTGTCTGGCCCTTGCTGCTCCTTGGTGTCGGGCGCTTGCTTAGCGTTAAATCCCTCGATTATCACGAGCACACTTCAGAGTATGGAGTGcactggaattttttctttaccttagCATTTGTGAGGCTGGCAGCATCCCTACTTTTGGCCATGTTTCCAAAAAACAAGTCGTGGCTCGTTGCTCTCAGTCTGGCTGTGCTTTACCAGCTGGCTCTTGACTCCACCTCTCTGAAGCTCTTCCTCCTGCAGGGGAGCGATGGCAGAGGCACTCGGGTTGGCTTCTTAAACGCCAACAGGGAAGGTTTGCTCTCTCTTTTTGGCTACCTGGCCATATATATGGCAAGTGTCCAGGTGGGCCTGTGGCTGCTGAGGTGCAAAAGCTCAGTCAGAGGCTGGGTTGAAGCAGGGGGTTCCCTGCTGCTCACTGTTCTCCTGCTCTTTGCCTGTCTGCGGGCGGTGCAGGCGGCGGTGGAGCCCGTGTCCCGCCGCACGGCCAACCTCTCCTACTGCCTCTGGGTGCTCGCTCACTCCCTgactttttttgtctggtttctGGGCACTGACCTGCTCTTGGTGTTCACCAAGCTCCTGGTGAAGGGCTCcagcctgccctgctgctgggaggttGTAAAACCCCCTTCTTGCAAGCAGGAGGGGGAGGCGGTGCCCCTGGGGAGGCAAGGCAGGCCGGAGCAGATGTGCCTGATTAGTGCTATTAATAAAAAccagttattatttttcttgctaGCAAATGTTATGACTGGTGCTGTGAATATGCTGGTAGATACAATCCACAGCCAGAGTGCATTTACATTATGTGTACTACATTTGTATATGTTTCTTAACTGTTTGATTATGTATATATTGCACGCCAAAAATATAGTATTAAAGTTCTGGTGAGTGCACGCTGTGCACTGGTGAGTGGGCTAGCTGAGCTTGCCTGTAGTTGAATAATGgttattttattagaaaaatcatttttttccttgtacatATTGCAGGTTTTTCGTGTAGCATAGCTTTTTATGACTTACTGTTGattagtttgtttttaatggtTTGTTCTACTAAATGATACACTTCGTGCTGGTTCCTACTGGAGTTGTTAcccattttcctgaaaatttcaTGTTTGAGATGATTTGCTGGATCCTCTGCTGCTCCTATGAACACTCAGGCAGAAGAATAATGTATTCAGATAGTGAACTGTGTTCAgacccagctgctggcagaatTAGCTAACAatgcagagcaggagccagatgaaaagtaagaaaatgaGTAATTACTGAGAGAGAGGCTTAGCTGCACAAAATTTACCTAGTTAAGGCCCTTGCATAAATAGCAGATAAGAGCAATTCTTCATAGAAAATGCCTTGAATAAGTGGATACTTAAAAGTGTTTTGGCCCCAGTCCTGCAAGATTGATGCTTGACTTTGATGGGAGTAATTGTATGTGGAACATGAAATCACATACTGAGATCTAAATTAGCCTTTGAATTAAagctaaattttattttcctcctcagtGATGAATATAAATGAAGACCCTAGATAAAGTGGGGTGCTCTGAAGGATAAAAGCCATGAATTCATAAAGCAGTTGCTGGGATCTGTGGTGCAGATAATaagagcagcacagccttctgtaagaaaatgcaaagatcCCAAACTAATTCACCCCCAGCCTGAATACCAACAAGTTGTGACAGCTCATCCTTCAGAATGCTGTAAAATACAGCTCTATGTTACAAGTACTCAAGGCCCACCTGCTTGTctctaaaattatttgaaacagCAGCTCATTTAGTGCTGTATTTTGACAGCTGAGATGTCTTCAAGTGGCAACattttgtgttaatttttattagGAAACAGTGTGCAAATGGAAAGCAGCCTAAGGCAGGGGGTCAGGCAGAGCATCAGCAAGAGATGTGCTCAGTTTCTCAGTCTTCCTGCAAGCCCAGAACAGAACAGTTCTTTATTCACTTTCCTAGCAGTGCCAGTTCCTCCCGACCTCATTAATTTGTTGAGAAAAGAAATACCTGTAAAAATCATGAGGAATTCAATTATGTGAGATAAAAATACTTAAGGAATAGAACACAAATGGCAGTTGATGGTAAATGTCTCGTGTCTGTGAAGTTACAGCAGAGCTTATGGGCcacatttcacatttcttcttgTCTATCAAACATGATGAATCAGAAAACCTATGGAGATTAAGCCTCTGAATCACATTCCTTAAGGCAGACAGGGAATATCTTCAAGTTTATGTTGTTCTCTTAACTGCTGGTGAATGGAAGACAAAGCCTGAAGGTTTGGTGCTGTGGCCGTGCTGATTTCATGCTTGTTTACTTCCAAGTTGCAGCCATGTAGTCTTCAGAATTAAAGAACAAAAGGCCTGTGTTATTCTGGGGACAAATTCAATTAATTGGCAACAATGTCTTACAGACCCTGGTCACAGTTCACAGCAGACTCTTCTGGTAACTGGTGtatgtctttcttttaaaacattttgtagTCTGGCCCAGGGAAGAAAATCCTCCATCGTGAACTGAACGGCACTCCTCACTCATGCAAAATTACTCATGGatattaatttttgaaatattttgcagcacAAGATGTGCAGTGAGTCCTGCCTGTGAGCACAAGCCTGCCAACGTGATTCAGGGTGCAGGCATTCACGGGGTGTgacaaagcagagctgtgtctgGACAAGCAGCGCACCAGCCAGATGCCAACTCCATTttgtgaagcaaaaaaaaatcaaataaatccCGTGGGAGGTCTGCT
Above is a window of Heliangelus exortis chromosome 21, bHelExo1.hap1, whole genome shotgun sequence DNA encoding:
- the PIGW gene encoding phosphatidylinositol-glycan biosynthesis class W protein, with amino-acid sequence MSQKHLKEAFVSNLNGTSLLEISLGLSLPPLCLLCRGLLLILYHLHAGKPLTSRRHSLLLDFLVLVSPLLFSCTVLSPVLPAVPALLAASCAGIFSKIYSQRKPQSRVPFRQMVKDFQKTYLDAEYIPAITVFRVYLNVLTSISILAVDFPQYPRRYAKTETYGTGVMDLGVGAFIFGNAIVCPEVRQKSGATQLKFSQLARQLFSVWPLLLLGVGRLLSVKSLDYHEHTSEYGVHWNFFFTLAFVRLAASLLLAMFPKNKSWLVALSLAVLYQLALDSTSLKLFLLQGSDGRGTRVGFLNANREGLLSLFGYLAIYMASVQVGLWLLRCKSSVRGWVEAGGSLLLTVLLLFACLRAVQAAVEPVSRRTANLSYCLWVLAHSLTFFVWFLGTDLLLVFTKLLVKGSSLPCCWEVVKPPSCKQEGEAVPLGRQGRPEQMCLISAINKNQLLFFLLANVMTGAVNMLVDTIHSQSAFTLCVLHLYMFLNCLIMYILHAKNIVLKFW